A region from the Actinoplanes sp. OR16 genome encodes:
- a CDS encoding CoA transferase subunit A yields MSSLLSLDEMVAEIRDGMTVGIGGWGSRRKPMALVRAVARAGLRDLTIVSFAGPDVGLLVAAGCVRRVITGFVSLDSIPVEPRFASARQEGGVGLAEYDEGMLYWGLLAAANRLPFLPIRAGLGSDVMRVNPALTTVRSPYPPHEELVAMPAVPLDVAMIHLNRADAHGNGRYLGPDPYFDDLFCLAAARRLLTCERLLSTADLIDSGPPQTLLTNRSMIDAVAETPHGAHFTSCVPDYGRDEEFQREYATTDWDTFRARYLDVDEAGYQKAVVR; encoded by the coding sequence ATGAGCAGTCTGCTGAGCCTCGACGAGATGGTCGCGGAGATCCGGGACGGGATGACCGTCGGGATCGGCGGATGGGGTTCGCGCCGCAAGCCGATGGCGCTGGTCAGGGCGGTCGCGCGGGCCGGTCTGCGAGATCTGACGATCGTCAGTTTCGCCGGCCCGGATGTCGGCCTGCTGGTGGCGGCGGGTTGCGTTCGCCGCGTGATCACGGGGTTCGTCTCACTCGACAGCATTCCCGTGGAACCACGCTTCGCCTCCGCCCGGCAAGAAGGAGGTGTCGGGCTCGCCGAATACGACGAAGGCATGCTGTATTGGGGTCTCCTCGCGGCTGCCAACCGGTTGCCCTTCCTGCCGATCAGGGCCGGGCTGGGCTCCGACGTCATGCGCGTGAATCCCGCACTGACGACGGTCCGCTCCCCCTATCCTCCGCACGAGGAACTCGTCGCGATGCCCGCTGTCCCGCTCGATGTGGCGATGATCCACCTCAACCGGGCGGACGCCCACGGAAACGGCCGCTATCTCGGACCCGACCCCTACTTCGACGACCTCTTCTGCCTGGCCGCTGCGAGACGCCTCCTCACCTGCGAACGCCTCCTGTCCACCGCCGACCTGATCGACAGCGGTCCCCCGCAGACGCTCCTCACCAACCGCTCGATGATCGACGCCGTCGCCGAGACCCCGCACGGCGCGCATTTCACCAGTTGCGTGCCGGACTACGGGCGGGACGAGGAGTTCCAGCGGGAGTACGCGACGACCGATTGGGACACCTTCCGCGCCCGCTACCTGGACGTCGACGAGGCCGGCTACCAGAAGGCCGTCGTGCGATGA
- a CDS encoding nitronate monooxygenase family protein, whose protein sequence is MKTALTELLGCRHPIVQTGMGWVAGAGLVSAVGQAGGFGIVASATMSLAELRDTIGAIRARTGAPFGVNVRADAPDAGERVDLLIREEVRLVSFALAPDRDLIRKCQDHGILTMPSVGARRHAEKVAGWGADAVLVQGGEGGGHTGPVPTTLLLPQVVDAVDIPVVAAGGFFDGRGLVAALAYGAAGIAMGTRFLLTTDSPVSTLVKQHYLDAGVTGTVVTTHVDGVPHRVLLTPYIQGLERSGSVGALLRATRHALAFRRLAGLSWPELIRAGRHARHGRAMSWAQTIRAASTPILLRTAMVEGRPEYGVMSAGQVTGVIDDLPSCAELIDRIMKEADERLERLRAVR, encoded by the coding sequence ATGAAGACCGCTCTCACCGAGTTGCTCGGCTGTCGGCATCCGATCGTGCAGACCGGGATGGGGTGGGTTGCCGGGGCCGGGCTGGTGTCGGCGGTGGGGCAGGCGGGCGGGTTCGGGATCGTGGCTTCGGCGACCATGAGTCTGGCGGAGCTGCGGGACACCATCGGGGCGATCCGGGCGCGGACCGGGGCGCCGTTCGGGGTGAACGTGCGGGCGGACGCTCCGGACGCCGGTGAACGGGTCGATCTGCTGATCAGGGAGGAGGTCCGGCTCGTCTCGTTCGCTCTCGCGCCTGATCGGGACCTGATCAGAAAGTGCCAGGACCACGGGATCCTGACCATGCCGTCGGTGGGTGCGCGCCGGCACGCCGAGAAGGTGGCCGGCTGGGGCGCCGACGCCGTGCTGGTCCAGGGCGGCGAAGGTGGCGGGCACACCGGCCCGGTGCCGACGACGCTGCTGCTGCCGCAGGTCGTGGACGCCGTCGACATCCCGGTGGTGGCGGCCGGCGGCTTCTTCGACGGGCGAGGGCTGGTGGCGGCACTCGCGTACGGCGCGGCCGGCATCGCGATGGGCACGCGCTTCCTGCTGACCACGGACAGCCCCGTATCGACACTGGTCAAGCAGCATTACCTGGACGCCGGCGTGACCGGGACCGTGGTCACCACTCATGTGGACGGTGTTCCTCATCGGGTGCTGCTCACCCCGTACATCCAAGGTCTGGAACGCTCGGGAAGCGTCGGCGCCCTGCTGCGCGCCACCCGGCACGCGCTCGCGTTCCGCCGTCTCGCCGGCTTGAGCTGGCCGGAACTGATCAGGGCGGGCCGGCATGCGCGGCACGGGCGCGCGATGAGCTGGGCGCAGACCATACGGGCGGCGAGCACGCCGATCCTGTTGCGAACGGCGATGGTCGAGGGGCGGCCCGAGTACGGAGTGATGTCCGCCGGCCAGGTCACCGGCGTGATCGACGATCTACCGTCGTGCGCCGAGCTGATCGATCGGATCATGAAGGAGGCGGACGAGCGGCTGGAGCGGCTCAGAGCCGTTCGATGA
- a CDS encoding CoA-transferase subunit beta produces the protein MTATRTEVCVVACAEAWRGDGAVLASFAGVVPQLGARLAQLTFAPDLLVTDGEATLMRDDGIEGWLPYRQVFALVAAGRRHVMMGASQLDQHGNSNISCIGDWERPRRQLLGVRGAPGNTINHTTSYWVPRHSPRVFVPHVDMVSGIGWNRGAHEIRVVVTDLAVLDFDTPGHAMRLRSRHPGVTVDEITAATGFPLTIPAEVAETRSPTAGELELIRSHLDPDALRDR, from the coding sequence ATGACCGCTACCCGAACCGAGGTCTGCGTGGTCGCCTGCGCCGAGGCGTGGCGCGGCGACGGGGCGGTCCTCGCCAGTTTCGCCGGGGTCGTCCCGCAGCTGGGAGCCCGCCTCGCTCAGCTGACGTTCGCGCCGGACCTGCTGGTCACCGACGGCGAGGCCACCCTGATGCGGGACGACGGGATCGAGGGCTGGCTCCCGTACCGGCAGGTCTTCGCCCTGGTCGCAGCCGGCCGGCGGCACGTCATGATGGGCGCGAGCCAGCTCGATCAGCACGGCAACTCGAACATCTCCTGCATCGGCGACTGGGAACGGCCACGCCGCCAGCTCCTCGGCGTCCGCGGCGCCCCCGGCAACACGATCAACCACACGACCAGCTACTGGGTACCGCGCCACTCCCCCCGCGTCTTCGTCCCGCACGTCGACATGGTCTCCGGCATAGGCTGGAACCGCGGCGCGCACGAGATCCGCGTCGTAGTCACCGACCTGGCGGTCCTCGACTTCGACACCCCCGGCCACGCGATGCGCCTGCGTTCCCGCCACCCCGGCGTAACGGTCGACGAGATCACCGCAGCCACCGGCTTCCCCCTGACCATTCCCGCTGAGGTCGCCGAGACCCGCTCGCCCACCGCCGGCGAGCTGGAACTGATCCGGTCCCACCTCGACCCCGACGCCCTGCGCGATCGATGA
- a CDS encoding acetyl-CoA C-acyltransferase produces MDAYLVGAVRSPVGRRGGLLSAVHPADLAGGVISALLERTGADPAAVDDVILGCVDTLGPQSGDIARTAWLAAGLPEHVPGVTVDRQCGSGQQAVHFAAQAVASGTAELVVAGGVQSMSQVPIGSAMGLTGPYQGSAGWAARYGAQPISQFRSADEIAVKWGLSREALESYALESHRRALVAIDDGIVTSEISGMTVDECPRRDTSRERMAALRPLREGGVTTAATSSQIADGAAALLVASEAGLRRHGLTPRAGIRHISARGDDPVLMLTAPIAATGHALRRAGIDISDISRFEVNEAFASVVLAWLAETGADPLTVNVNGGAIALGHPLGATGARLLVGMLHELERCGGRFGLVTMCEGGGQANVTIIERL; encoded by the coding sequence GTGGATGCGTATCTCGTGGGTGCGGTGCGGAGCCCGGTCGGCCGGCGTGGCGGGCTGCTCTCCGCCGTGCATCCCGCTGACCTGGCCGGAGGTGTCATCAGCGCGCTTCTGGAGCGGACCGGCGCCGACCCGGCGGCCGTCGACGACGTGATCCTCGGGTGCGTCGACACGCTCGGTCCGCAGTCCGGTGACATCGCGCGAACGGCGTGGCTCGCGGCCGGCCTACCGGAACACGTTCCCGGTGTGACGGTCGACCGGCAGTGCGGTTCCGGGCAGCAGGCCGTGCACTTCGCGGCGCAGGCGGTGGCGAGCGGGACGGCGGAGCTCGTCGTGGCGGGCGGCGTGCAGAGCATGAGCCAGGTGCCGATCGGCAGCGCCATGGGACTCACCGGTCCCTATCAGGGGTCGGCCGGGTGGGCGGCGCGCTATGGGGCGCAGCCGATCAGCCAGTTCCGCAGCGCTGACGAGATCGCGGTGAAGTGGGGGCTGAGCCGTGAGGCGCTGGAGTCATATGCGCTGGAGAGTCACCGGCGGGCCCTGGTGGCGATCGACGATGGCATTGTCACATCCGAAATATCGGGCATGACAGTGGACGAATGCCCTCGTCGTGACACCAGCCGGGAGCGGATGGCGGCGCTCAGGCCTCTTCGCGAGGGCGGGGTGACCACTGCGGCGACGTCGAGTCAGATCGCTGACGGCGCCGCTGCTCTGCTGGTCGCGAGCGAGGCGGGTCTGCGGCGGCACGGGTTGACGCCTCGGGCCGGGATCCGGCACATCTCGGCGCGAGGGGACGATCCGGTGCTGATGTTGACGGCGCCGATCGCGGCCACCGGGCACGCGTTGCGCAGGGCCGGAATCGACATCTCAGATATCTCGCGTTTCGAGGTGAACGAGGCTTTCGCCAGTGTGGTGCTCGCCTGGCTGGCCGAAACCGGCGCCGATCCCTTGACGGTCAACGTCAACGGAGGCGCGATCGCTCTCGGGCATCCGCTCGGGGCCACCGGCGCGCGGCTGCTCGTCGGCATGCTGCACGAGCTGGAACGCTGCGGTGGTCGCTTCGGCCTGGTCACCATGTGCGAGGGCGGCGGCCAGGCGAACGTCACCATCATCGAACGGCTCTGA
- a CDS encoding TetR/AcrR family transcriptional regulator — MSVSTPQGRPRDPEVDERITRAAAEVFGAQGWAGFSVDAVARRAGVGKASIYLRWPNKEALLVAALASRLSGVKDIDTGSVRDDLVALARQVLSAFLGEDGGAVLRLTIEAASVPAGQEHLDRFLQSQATAARAIVRRGIDRGQLGPGTSVTLLLDTISGGALNHALVAPARLRDQVAAGADEYAEELVDFVLRSVTPTDERPGSR; from the coding sequence ATGTCCGTATCCACGCCGCAGGGACGGCCCCGCGATCCCGAGGTCGACGAACGGATCACCCGGGCCGCGGCGGAGGTGTTCGGGGCTCAGGGGTGGGCCGGGTTCTCGGTGGACGCGGTGGCGCGGCGGGCCGGGGTCGGGAAGGCGTCGATCTACCTGCGCTGGCCCAACAAGGAGGCGCTGCTCGTGGCGGCGCTCGCGAGCCGGTTGTCAGGGGTCAAGGACATCGACACCGGATCGGTACGCGACGATCTCGTGGCACTGGCCCGGCAGGTCCTGAGCGCGTTCCTCGGTGAGGACGGCGGCGCGGTGCTGCGGCTCACGATCGAGGCGGCGAGCGTGCCGGCCGGGCAGGAGCATCTCGACCGGTTCCTGCAGTCGCAGGCCACGGCGGCCCGCGCGATCGTGCGGCGTGGCATCGACCGCGGACAGCTCGGGCCGGGGACGAGCGTGACACTGCTACTCGACACGATCAGTGGCGGCGCGCTCAACCACGCCCTGGTCGCGCCGGCACGGTTGCGCGACCAGGTGGCGGCGGGCGCCGACGAGTACGCCGAGGAACTGGTCGACTTCGTCCTGCGCTCAGTGACCCCCACCGACGAACGACCCGGCAGCCGATGA
- a CDS encoding putative quinol monooxygenase, which translates to MIIIAGELHVAAGERDRYLAAVADVARQARAADGCLDFVQAADPLVDGRINVYERWESDEDLAAFRESGGPGIETPEIEMPEIGMPEVLGGDVRKYRISAVEAP; encoded by the coding sequence TTGATCATTATCGCGGGGGAGTTGCACGTCGCGGCCGGGGAGCGTGATCGGTATCTGGCCGCCGTCGCCGATGTGGCACGGCAGGCACGGGCGGCCGACGGGTGCCTCGACTTCGTGCAGGCTGCTGATCCGCTGGTGGACGGGCGGATCAACGTCTATGAGCGGTGGGAGTCGGACGAGGACTTGGCCGCTTTCCGCGAGTCAGGCGGGCCGGGAATTGAGACGCCGGAGATCGAGATGCCAGAGATTGGGATGCCGGAGGTTCTCGGCGGCGATGTCCGGAAATATCGGATTTCTGCGGTCGAGGCGCCGTGA
- a CDS encoding enoyl-CoA hydratase family protein: MGVQLHRGAVAEVVIDFPPVNAVPSSGWRELADALAAAGADSGTRAVVLAAGGRGFCAGVDIKEMQRTDGHDALLAANRGCAAAFAAVYDCPVPVIAAVHGFCLGGGVGLAGNADLVVAADDAVFGLPEVDRGALGAATHLSRLVPHQLMRTMVYTCRTVPARDLLRFGTVLEVVPRAQLRAAARKVAEEIAGKDPVVVRMAKEALNGIDPIDVKRSYRFEQGFTFELNLNGAGDRARQQFVEGR, translated from the coding sequence ATGGGCGTGCAGCTTCATCGAGGCGCGGTCGCCGAGGTCGTCATCGACTTCCCGCCGGTCAATGCTGTGCCGTCATCCGGCTGGCGGGAACTCGCCGATGCCCTCGCCGCAGCGGGCGCGGATTCGGGCACCCGGGCCGTGGTGCTGGCCGCCGGGGGACGCGGCTTCTGCGCGGGCGTCGACATCAAGGAGATGCAGCGGACCGACGGCCACGACGCGCTGCTCGCGGCCAACCGGGGATGCGCCGCCGCGTTCGCCGCCGTCTACGACTGCCCGGTTCCGGTCATCGCCGCGGTGCACGGCTTCTGCCTCGGCGGCGGTGTCGGCCTGGCCGGCAACGCCGATCTCGTGGTCGCCGCGGATGATGCCGTCTTCGGACTCCCCGAGGTGGATCGTGGAGCGCTCGGGGCCGCCACCCACCTGTCCCGGCTCGTTCCCCACCAACTGATGCGGACCATGGTCTACACGTGCCGGACGGTTCCGGCCCGGGACCTTCTCCGGTTCGGGACGGTGCTGGAGGTCGTACCTCGCGCGCAGTTGCGGGCGGCGGCACGGAAGGTCGCGGAGGAGATCGCCGGCAAGGATCCGGTCGTCGTGCGGATGGCGAAGGAGGCGCTCAACGGCATCGACCCGATCGACGTGAAGCGGTCCTACCGGTTCGAGCAGGGATTCACCTTCGAGCTCAATCTCAACGGGGCCGGGGATCGGGCGCGGCAGCAGTTCGTGGAGGGCCGATGA
- a CDS encoding aldehyde dehydrogenase: MVLSIKAKRDELGISTGELLVAGSWRPAADGRTWVHPHPATGEEVGAFAVAGAEDVDAAVRSARRAFDEGPWPRTRAKERIRVLRRIADAIRADAVDLQATQALDNGVPISFGETYAMSVECVADVFEHHAGWVDKLAGETLPGYQGGEHLVMTLREPVGVVAAIIPWNGPLLLAAQKLAPALAAGCTVVLKPSEFATFSALRLARIVAEAGLPEGVLNVVTGPGEPTGDALISHPLVDKITFTGSRAVGQKVLAAAANGVRRTSLELGGKSPSLVFPDADVYAAATTTMGTVTLGLSGQACVAHTRALVHRDVYDEFLAIAEAMAALVNYGDPFHPETTASPLINERQLNRVLGYIERGRAEGARLVVGGGRPDGELAAGNFVQPTVFADVSNDATIAREEIFGPVLAVVPFSDEEEAVRLANDTSYGLAATVWTGDVKRALRLARAVRAGTVGVNGYQLEPHVAFGGFGKSGLGREGGRTSVEAYTEVKTVLIPTTDEMM, translated from the coding sequence ATGGTTCTCTCCATCAAGGCGAAACGCGACGAACTAGGCATCTCCACCGGCGAACTGCTCGTCGCCGGGTCCTGGCGCCCGGCTGCCGACGGCCGCACCTGGGTTCATCCGCATCCGGCCACCGGCGAGGAGGTCGGCGCGTTCGCCGTCGCCGGCGCCGAGGACGTGGACGCCGCCGTGCGGTCGGCCCGCCGGGCGTTCGACGAGGGGCCGTGGCCGCGTACCCGGGCGAAGGAACGCATCCGCGTGCTGCGCCGCATCGCCGACGCGATCCGCGCGGACGCCGTGGATCTGCAGGCCACCCAGGCCCTGGACAACGGAGTGCCGATCAGCTTCGGCGAGACGTACGCGATGTCGGTCGAGTGCGTCGCCGACGTCTTCGAGCATCACGCCGGCTGGGTCGACAAGCTCGCCGGCGAGACGCTGCCCGGCTACCAGGGCGGCGAGCACCTGGTGATGACGCTGCGCGAGCCGGTCGGCGTGGTCGCCGCGATCATCCCGTGGAACGGCCCGCTGCTGCTCGCCGCGCAGAAGCTCGCGCCCGCGCTGGCGGCGGGCTGCACGGTGGTGCTGAAGCCGAGCGAGTTCGCCACGTTCTCCGCGCTGCGCCTGGCCCGGATCGTGGCGGAGGCCGGCCTGCCCGAGGGCGTGCTCAACGTGGTGACCGGCCCCGGCGAGCCGACCGGCGACGCGCTGATCAGCCACCCCCTCGTCGACAAGATCACCTTCACCGGCAGCCGGGCGGTCGGTCAGAAGGTCCTCGCCGCTGCGGCGAACGGTGTCCGCCGGACCAGCCTGGAGCTGGGCGGCAAGAGCCCGTCGCTGGTCTTCCCGGACGCCGACGTCTACGCCGCCGCGACCACCACGATGGGCACCGTCACCCTCGGCCTCTCCGGCCAGGCCTGCGTGGCGCACACCCGGGCGCTGGTGCACCGCGACGTCTACGACGAGTTCCTGGCGATCGCCGAGGCGATGGCCGCGCTGGTCAACTACGGCGACCCGTTCCACCCGGAGACCACCGCGTCGCCGCTGATCAACGAGCGGCAGCTGAACCGGGTCCTCGGCTACATCGAGCGCGGCCGGGCCGAGGGCGCCCGGCTCGTGGTGGGCGGCGGCCGGCCGGACGGTGAGCTGGCAGCGGGCAATTTCGTGCAGCCCACGGTCTTCGCCGACGTCTCGAACGACGCCACGATCGCCCGCGAGGAGATCTTCGGCCCGGTTCTCGCCGTCGTGCCGTTCAGCGACGAGGAGGAGGCGGTCCGGCTGGCGAACGACACCTCGTACGGGCTGGCCGCCACGGTCTGGACCGGTGACGTTAAGCGTGCCCTGCGACTCGCCCGCGCGGTCCGGGCCGGGACGGTCGGGGTCAACGGCTACCAGTTGGAGCCGCACGTGGCGTTCGGCGGATTCGGCAAGTCCGGGCTCGGCAGGGAGGGTGGTCGCACGTCGGTCGAGGCGTACACGGAGGTCAAAACGGTCTTGATCCCCACCACCGACGAGATGATGTAA
- a CDS encoding TIGR03619 family F420-dependent LLM class oxidoreductase — protein sequence MKFTLGIALSPLDQLLTLARTAEECGFASIALPDSIFYSEHTEGSYPYTPDGRRFWDADTPWADPFVAAAAMGAVTSRIRFYTQVLKLDPRNPVLLARQVNSVANLTGDRFGLGVGLGWSPEESHWCGTPFRDRGARADEAIDVLKLILGGGMVSYHGKHFSFEKLRMSPSVGAPVPIYVGGHTEPALRRAARVGDGWSSAMIRLSGLRTVIARLGELRAESGRGGLPFEIQAVCVDRFGLDGYREQAEIGVTDAIVVPWAPRFDAPLRAKQDALRRFADEVISKF from the coding sequence ATGAAGTTCACCCTCGGCATCGCCCTGAGCCCGCTCGACCAGCTCCTCACGCTCGCCCGCACCGCCGAGGAGTGCGGGTTCGCCTCGATCGCGCTGCCCGACTCGATCTTCTACTCCGAGCACACCGAGGGGTCGTACCCCTACACGCCGGACGGCCGCCGCTTCTGGGACGCCGACACCCCGTGGGCCGACCCGTTCGTCGCGGCGGCCGCGATGGGGGCGGTGACCAGCCGGATCCGCTTCTACACGCAGGTGCTCAAGCTCGACCCGCGCAACCCGGTCCTGCTGGCCCGCCAGGTCAACTCGGTGGCGAACCTGACCGGCGACCGCTTCGGCCTGGGCGTCGGCCTCGGCTGGTCGCCGGAGGAGTCGCACTGGTGCGGCACGCCGTTCCGGGATCGCGGCGCCCGCGCCGACGAGGCGATCGACGTGCTGAAACTCATCCTCGGCGGCGGGATGGTCTCGTACCACGGCAAGCACTTCTCGTTCGAGAAGCTGCGGATGAGCCCGTCCGTCGGCGCGCCGGTCCCGATCTACGTGGGCGGGCACACCGAGCCGGCCCTGCGCCGCGCCGCCCGCGTCGGCGACGGCTGGTCCTCGGCGATGATCAGGCTGTCCGGCCTGCGCACGGTGATCGCCCGCCTCGGGGAACTGCGCGCGGAATCCGGTCGCGGCGGCCTCCCGTTCGAGATCCAGGCGGTCTGCGTCGACCGGTTCGGCCTCGACGGCTACCGCGAACAGGCCGAGATCGGCGTCACCGACGCGATCGTGGTGCCGTGGGCGCCCCGTTTCGACGCGCCGCTGCGGGCGAAGCAGGACGCGCTGCGCCGCTTCGCCGACGAGGTGATCAGCAAGTTCTGA
- a CDS encoding MBL fold metallo-hydrolase, giving the protein MEAIVAVEVPIPNNPLRYTLSYLIPGDHGLVVVDPGWDSDIGWNALVTGLASAGATPADVTGVVLTHVHPDHHGLTGRLRDASGAWIAMHPAERASMLRDRETAPSHALADWMRTFRVPDSEIKTLLGTFGAAVDEHFAPLADATVLLEDGDFVPLQGRRLKAIWTPGHTPGHLCLLEPDAQVLLTGDHVLPRISPNIGLQLTGGDPLTDYLASLSKISRYDDCEALPGHEYRFRGIAARCAELDHHHRERCDEIVEVTERLGNPDIWQLASSLTWSRPWDRIGPMKVGAVAETAAHVELLVREGRLTWNDSGATLSAGSAVPGPPAAGSLAAGSLAAGSAAAGSSAAGSFVGGGH; this is encoded by the coding sequence GTGGAAGCGATCGTCGCGGTCGAGGTGCCGATTCCGAACAACCCGTTGCGTTACACGCTGTCGTACCTCATCCCCGGCGATCACGGCCTCGTCGTCGTCGACCCGGGCTGGGACAGCGACATCGGCTGGAACGCGCTGGTCACCGGCCTCGCGTCAGCGGGTGCGACACCGGCCGACGTGACCGGTGTGGTGCTCACCCACGTTCACCCCGATCATCACGGACTCACCGGGCGGCTCCGGGACGCGTCCGGCGCCTGGATCGCCATGCATCCGGCCGAGCGCGCGTCGATGCTGCGCGACCGGGAGACCGCGCCGAGTCACGCCCTCGCCGATTGGATGCGCACCTTCCGCGTTCCCGATTCCGAGATCAAGACCCTGCTGGGTACGTTCGGAGCCGCCGTCGACGAACACTTCGCCCCCTTAGCCGACGCCACCGTGTTGCTCGAGGACGGTGACTTCGTACCCCTGCAAGGCCGCAGGCTGAAGGCGATCTGGACGCCGGGGCACACGCCCGGCCACCTGTGCCTGCTCGAACCGGACGCTCAGGTGCTGCTCACCGGCGACCACGTGCTGCCCCGGATCAGCCCCAACATCGGCCTGCAGCTCACCGGCGGCGATCCGCTCACCGACTATCTGGCGTCGCTTTCCAAGATCTCCCGGTACGACGACTGCGAGGCTCTGCCCGGCCACGAATACCGGTTCCGGGGCATCGCGGCCCGATGCGCCGAACTCGACCACCACCACCGTGAGCGCTGCGACGAGATCGTCGAAGTCACCGAGCGGCTCGGCAACCCGGACATCTGGCAACTGGCCTCCTCGCTGACCTGGTCGCGGCCGTGGGACCGGATCGGCCCGATGAAGGTCGGCGCCGTCGCCGAGACCGCCGCGCACGTGGAGTTGCTGGTCCGCGAGGGCCGCCTCACCTGGAACGACTCAGGCGCGACCCTGTCCGCGGGCTCGGCGGTGCCGGGCCCACCGGCCGCCGGGTCATTGGCTGCCGGGTCATTGGCCGCCGGGTCGGCGGCTGCGGGGTCATCGGCTGCCGGGTCGTTCGTCGGTGGGGGTCACTGA
- a CDS encoding acyl-CoA dehydrogenase family protein, whose product MHVGYTPEQEKLRLSLRSYFADLMTPDRRAALEDPDGEYGDGDAYREVVRRLGADGWLSMDGRSRMDQLIFTDEAALAGVPVPFLTLYTVAPTIAAHGTAAQREKLLPRIAAGELHFSIGYSEPEAGTDLASLRTRAVRDGDSYVINGQKMWTSLIRYADYVWLACRTDPDAPRHKGLSILVVPTDAPGFSWTPVRTVAGPTTSATYYDNVRVPLDALVGEENRGWQLITNQLNHERVALTPAAPLQRSLAEVRSWARESGAIEQEWVRLHLARVHAQVEVLKLFNWRVASGDLNPVNASAGKVYGTELAIEAYRLLTEVMGDSDDVPGIARLARASLILTFGGGANEVQRDIIAAAALGLPVRR is encoded by the coding sequence GTGCACGTCGGATACACACCCGAGCAGGAGAAGCTCCGCCTCTCCCTGCGGTCCTACTTCGCCGATCTGATGACGCCGGACCGCCGGGCGGCGCTCGAGGATCCGGACGGTGAGTACGGCGACGGCGACGCGTACCGCGAGGTGGTCCGCCGGCTGGGCGCGGACGGCTGGCTGTCGATGGACGGCCGGTCCCGGATGGATCAGCTGATCTTTACGGACGAGGCGGCGCTGGCCGGTGTGCCGGTGCCGTTCCTGACGCTCTACACGGTCGCGCCGACCATCGCCGCGCACGGCACCGCCGCCCAACGGGAGAAGCTGCTCCCCCGGATCGCCGCCGGTGAGCTGCACTTCTCCATCGGCTACTCGGAACCGGAGGCCGGCACCGACCTCGCGTCGCTGCGCACCCGGGCGGTCCGGGACGGCGACTCCTACGTGATCAACGGCCAGAAGATGTGGACCAGCCTGATCCGCTACGCCGACTACGTCTGGCTGGCCTGCCGCACCGACCCGGACGCGCCCCGCCACAAGGGCCTGTCGATCCTCGTCGTCCCCACCGACGCGCCGGGTTTCTCCTGGACACCGGTGCGCACCGTGGCCGGGCCGACGACCAGCGCGACCTACTACGACAACGTGCGCGTGCCGCTGGACGCGCTGGTCGGCGAGGAGAACAGGGGCTGGCAGCTGATCACGAACCAGCTCAACCACGAGCGGGTCGCGCTCACGCCCGCAGCGCCTCTGCAGCGGTCCCTCGCCGAGGTCCGCTCCTGGGCGCGGGAGAGCGGCGCGATCGAGCAGGAGTGGGTACGCCTGCACCTCGCCCGGGTGCACGCCCAGGTCGAAGTGCTGAAGCTCTTCAACTGGCGGGTCGCGTCCGGCGATCTCAACCCGGTCAACGCGTCGGCCGGGAAGGTCTACGGAACCGAACTGGCGATCGAGGCGTACCGGCTGCTGACCGAGGTGATGGGCGACTCCGACGACGTACCGGGAATCGCGCGGCTCGCCCGCGCCTCCTTGATTCTGACCTTCGGCGGCGGGGCCAACGAGGTGCAGCGCGACATCATCGCCGCTGCCGCGCTCGGCCTGCCGGTCCGGCGCTAG
- a CDS encoding SDR family oxidoreductase, translating to MDALDFTGRSVIVTGGTRGIGAAIARAFRTAGARVLVCGRNQPDSVAEEFFRADVRDPYQASALVAEAVRRYGRLDVVVNNAGGAPQVFADAASPRLHTAVIDLNLTAPLHVSQAANAAMRDQPGGGVILMISSVSGVRPSPGTAAYGAAKAGLLHLAASLAVEWGPKVRVNSLVVGPVSEGAHDPVAARAVPAGRPAAPEDVAGACLLLASPLAGYVSGAALAVHGGGEWPAYLAELRTRA from the coding sequence ATGGACGCCTTGGACTTCACCGGCCGCTCGGTGATCGTGACCGGTGGCACCCGCGGCATCGGCGCCGCGATCGCCCGTGCCTTCCGGACCGCCGGAGCACGGGTCCTGGTCTGCGGGCGGAACCAGCCCGACTCCGTCGCCGAGGAGTTCTTCCGGGCCGATGTGCGCGACCCGTACCAGGCATCCGCCCTGGTCGCCGAGGCCGTGCGGAGGTACGGGCGGCTCGACGTGGTGGTGAACAACGCCGGTGGCGCGCCGCAGGTCTTCGCGGACGCGGCGTCACCCCGGCTGCACACCGCCGTGATCGACCTGAATCTGACCGCGCCGCTGCACGTGAGCCAGGCGGCGAACGCGGCGATGCGCGACCAGCCGGGCGGCGGCGTGATCCTGATGATCAGCAGCGTGAGTGGTGTGCGACCGTCGCCGGGGACCGCTGCCTACGGGGCGGCGAAGGCGGGACTGCTTCATCTGGCGGCGTCGCTCGCCGTGGAGTGGGGGCCGAAGGTGCGGGTGAACAGCCTGGTCGTCGGCCCGGTGTCGGAGGGTGCCCACGATCCGGTGGCCGCTCGCGCGGTCCCGGCCGGGCGGCCCGCCGCGCCCGAGGACGTCGCCGGCGCGTGCCTGCTGCTGGCGTCGCCGCTCGCCGGCTACGTGAGCGGCGCCGCCCTGGCGGTCCACGGTGGAGGCGAGTGGCCGGCCTACCTGGCGGAGCTGCGCACGCGGGCGTAG